The following proteins are co-located in the Chaetodon trifascialis isolate fChaTrf1 chromosome 14, fChaTrf1.hap1, whole genome shotgun sequence genome:
- the map4k5 gene encoding mitogen-activated protein kinase kinase kinase kinase 5 isoform X5, with protein MDIFPRPSGEIQRRNPQHDFELIQRVGSGTYGDVYKARNIQTGELAAVKIIKLEPGDDFSIIQQEIFMVKECMHHNIVAYFGSYLCREKLWICMEYCGGGSLQDIYHVTGPLSELQIAYVCRETLQGLGYLHTKGKMHRDIKGANILLTDNGDVKLADFGVAAKITATIAKRKSFIGTPYWMAPEVAAVEKNGGYNQLCDIWAVGITSIELAELQPPMFDLHPMRALFLMSKSSFQPPKLKDKNKWSSAFHNFVKVSLTKNPKKRPTAEKLLSHMFMAQTGLTRRLAVDLLDKMNNPDNHQHYSEVDDDDLEPLSAVRHTIRSTNKQARAERTRSEIDSNNGTDQGGPCSSPSFTEGHRGDAVDKLQFEPPLRKETEAHSEMDVSKDNDFPSPWSPFAEGGITTRGHIAHLEDAFEEVELSTLKPGVPPPLPPKPRLNSSSEEIGLNDEKSLTVRRFPNSENGPNQVSRRQSTPEQGNKGENSSPDFLSASVSSPGLLSHASDPALSKSECKDNDSDDSVNGGSPKQPPNRQHWKEKKEFPKPAINGLPPTPKVLMGACFSKVFDGCPLKINCATSWIHPDTKDQYLIFGTEDGIYTLNLNELHEATMEQLFPRKCTWLYVINNNLMSLSGKTFQLYSHNLIGLFEQLKKPGLAAQFQTHRFPDKILPRRFALTTKIPDTKGCHKCCIVRNPYTGHKYLCGALQSGIVLLQWYEPMQRFMLIKHFDFPLPSPLKVFEMLVVPEQEYPLVCVAISQGSEPGQVVRFETINLNSCSSWFTEMGTSNQQVDAIHVTQLERDTVLVCLDQNLKIVNLQGRLKSNKKLASELSFDFCIGSVVCLQDSVLAFWKHGMQGKSFKSNEVTQEICDPSRVFRLLGSDRVVVLESRPTDNPTALSNLYILAGHENSY; from the exons gGGATGACTTTTCCATCATACAGCAGGAAATCTTCATGGTGAAGGAATGCATGCACCACAATATTGTGGCCTACTTTGGGAGCTACCTCTG TCGAGAGAAGCTTTGGATATGTATGGAGTACTGTGGTGGAGGATCTCTGCAGGACATTTATCATG TGACGGGACCTCTTTCAGAGCTTCAGATAGCGTATGTCTGCAGAGAGACCTTACAG ggTTTGGGATATCTGCACACCAAGGGCAAGATGCACCGTGACATCAAG ggTGCCAACATACTTCTTACAGACAACGGAGACGTGAAGTTAG CTGACTTTGGAGTTGCAGCCAAAATAACAGCCACCATTGCGAAAAGAAAGTCCTTCATTGGAACACCTTATTG GATGGCTCCAGAAGTAGCAGCGGTGGAGAAGAACGGTGGCTACAACCAGCTGTGTGATATCTGGGCTGTTGGCATCACGTCCATAGAGCTGGCCGAGCTACAGCCTCCAATGTTTGACCTGCACCCGATGAG ggcTTTGTTTCTGATGTCGAAGAGCAGCTTCCAGCCTCCGAAGctaaaggacaaaaacaaatg GTCCTCTGCCTTCCATAACTTCGTTAAAGTGTCTCTGACCAAGAATCCAAAGAAGAGGCCCACTGCAGAAAAACTTCTATCG CATATGTTCATGGCCCAGACAGGCTTGACAAGGAGGCTCGCTGTTGACCTTCTAGACAAGATGAACAACCCAGACAACCACCAGCATTACAGCGAGGTGGACGATGATGACCTCGAG cccctctctgcagtcagacacaCTATCCGCTCCACCAACAAACAAGCCAGAGCTGAGAGGACGCGCTCAGAGATAGACT CAAACAATGGGACAGACCAAGGAGGGCCATGCTCAAGTCCTAGCTTCACTGAGGGACACAGGGGGGACGCAG tCGACAAGCTCCAGTTTGAACCACCGCTCCGGAAGGAAACAGAAGCTCATTCTGAAATG GATGTGAGTAAAGATAATGACTTCCCCTCCCCCTGGAGTCCCTTTGCAGAGGGAGGAATCACAACCAG gGGACACATTGCTCACCTTGAAGATGCCTTTGAAGAAGTGGAACT GTCAACACTCAAGCCAGgggttcctcctcctctgccccctAAG CCGCGATTAAACAGCTCGTCCGAGGAGATCGGCCTTAACGATGAGAAGTCCCTGACGGTTCGGAGGTTCCCGAACTCTGAGAATGGACCAAACCAGGTGTCTCGCAGACAGAGCACACCTGAGCAGGGCAACAAGGGAGAGAACTCGTCTCCAGATTTCCTCTCTGCCAGCGTCAGCAGCCCCGGCCTTTTGTCCCACGCCTCCGATCCTG CTCTCAGTAAATCTGAATGTAAAG ATAATGACTCGGACGACAGCGTGAATGGAGGCAGTCCCAAGCAGCCACCCAACCGGCAGCACTGGAAGGAGAAAAAGGAATTCCCT AAACCAGCTATCAACGGTCTGCCTCCCACTCCTAAAGTATTG atggGAGCCTGTTTCTCTAAAGTGTTTGATGGCTGTCCACTGAAGATCAACTGTGCCACATCATGGATTCATCCTGACACCAAAG atcAGTACCTAATCTTTGGAACGGAGGATGGCATCTATACGCTGAATCTCAACGAGCTGCATGAAGCCACAATGGAACAG CTCTTTCCGAGGAAGTGCACATGGCTGTACGTTATCAACAACAACCTGATGTCTTTATCTG GGAAAACCTTCCAGCTCTACTCCCACAATCTCATCGGGCTGTTCGAGCAGCTGAAGAAACCCGGCCTGGCCGCTCAGTTCCAGACTCACCGTTTCCCGGACAAAATTCTACCCAG GAGGTTTGCCTTGACAACTAAGATCCCCGACACAAAGGGCTGTCACAAGTGCTGCATCG TGAGGAACCCATATACAGGCCACAAGTATTTGTGTGGTGCGCTGCAGTCTGGGATTGTCCTGTTGCAGTGGTATGAGCCCATGCAGAGGTTCATGCTCATCAAG CACTTTGACTTCCCTCTTCCCAGCCCGCTGAAGGTGTTTGAGATGCTGGTGGTCCCGGAGCAGGAGTACCCTCTGGTGTGTGTGGCCATCAGCCAGGGCTCAGAGCCAGGCCAGGTGGTCCGCTTTGAGACCATCAACCTAaactcctgctcctcctggttCACAGAGATGGGGACAA GTAATCAGCAGGTGGACGCGATCCACGTCAcccagctggagagagacactgtgttggtgtgtttggaCC AAAATTTGAAGATTGTTAATCTCCAGGGCAGACTGAAGTCCAACAAGAAGCTGGCATCGGAGCTCAGTTTTGACTTCTGCATCGGATCTGTTG TGTGCCTTCAGGACAGCGTCCTGGCCTTCTGGAAACATGGCATGCAGGGAAAGAGCTTCAAGTCTAATGAG GTGACGCAGGAGATTTGTGATCCAAGCAGAGTCTTCCGCCTCCTCGGATCTGACAG GGTGGTGGTTTTGGAGAGCCGACCCACCGACAACCCGACGGCCCTGAGCAACCTCTACATCTTAGCTGGTCACGAGAACAGTTACTGA
- the map4k5 gene encoding mitogen-activated protein kinase kinase kinase kinase 5 isoform X4: MDIFPRPSGEIQRRNPQHDFELIQRVGSGTYGDVYKARNIQTGELAAVKIIKLEPGDDFSIIQQEIFMVKECMHHNIVAYFGSYLCREKLWICMEYCGGGSLQDIYHVTGPLSELQIAYVCRETLQGLGYLHTKGKMHRDIKGANILLTDNGDVKLADFGVAAKITATIAKRKSFIGTPYWMAPEVAAVEKNGGYNQLCDIWAVGITSIELAELQPPMFDLHPMRALFLMSKSSFQPPKLKDKNKWSSAFHNFVKVSLTKNPKKRPTAEKLLSHMFMAQTGLTRRLAVDLLDKMNNPDNHQHYSEVDDDDLEPLSAVRHTIRSTNKQARAERTRSEIDSNNGTDQGGPCSSPSFTEGHRGDAVDKLQFEPPLRKETEAHSEMDVSKDNDFPSPWSPFAEGGITTRGHIAHLEDAFEEVELSTLKPGVPPPLPPKVRPKMPRLNSSSEEIGLNDEKSLTVRRFPNSENGPNQVSRRQSTPEQGNKGENSSPDFLSASVSSPGLLSHASDPALSKSECKDNDSDDSVNGGSPKQPPNRQHWKEKKEFPKPAINGLPPTPKVLMGACFSKVFDGCPLKINCATSWIHPDTKDQYLIFGTEDGIYTLNLNELHEATMEQLFPRKCTWLYVINNNLMSLSGKTFQLYSHNLIGLFEQLKKPGLAAQFQTHRFPDKILPRRFALTTKIPDTKGCHKCCIVRNPYTGHKYLCGALQSGIVLLQWYEPMQRFMLIKHFDFPLPSPLKVFEMLVVPEQEYPLVCVAISQGSEPGQVVRFETINLNSCSSWFTEMGTSNQQVDAIHVTQLERDTVLVCLDQNLKIVNLQGRLKSNKKLASELSFDFCIGSVVCLQDSVLAFWKHGMQGKSFKSNEVTQEICDPSRVFRLLGSDRVVVLESRPTDNPTALSNLYILAGHENSY; this comes from the exons gGGATGACTTTTCCATCATACAGCAGGAAATCTTCATGGTGAAGGAATGCATGCACCACAATATTGTGGCCTACTTTGGGAGCTACCTCTG TCGAGAGAAGCTTTGGATATGTATGGAGTACTGTGGTGGAGGATCTCTGCAGGACATTTATCATG TGACGGGACCTCTTTCAGAGCTTCAGATAGCGTATGTCTGCAGAGAGACCTTACAG ggTTTGGGATATCTGCACACCAAGGGCAAGATGCACCGTGACATCAAG ggTGCCAACATACTTCTTACAGACAACGGAGACGTGAAGTTAG CTGACTTTGGAGTTGCAGCCAAAATAACAGCCACCATTGCGAAAAGAAAGTCCTTCATTGGAACACCTTATTG GATGGCTCCAGAAGTAGCAGCGGTGGAGAAGAACGGTGGCTACAACCAGCTGTGTGATATCTGGGCTGTTGGCATCACGTCCATAGAGCTGGCCGAGCTACAGCCTCCAATGTTTGACCTGCACCCGATGAG ggcTTTGTTTCTGATGTCGAAGAGCAGCTTCCAGCCTCCGAAGctaaaggacaaaaacaaatg GTCCTCTGCCTTCCATAACTTCGTTAAAGTGTCTCTGACCAAGAATCCAAAGAAGAGGCCCACTGCAGAAAAACTTCTATCG CATATGTTCATGGCCCAGACAGGCTTGACAAGGAGGCTCGCTGTTGACCTTCTAGACAAGATGAACAACCCAGACAACCACCAGCATTACAGCGAGGTGGACGATGATGACCTCGAG cccctctctgcagtcagacacaCTATCCGCTCCACCAACAAACAAGCCAGAGCTGAGAGGACGCGCTCAGAGATAGACT CAAACAATGGGACAGACCAAGGAGGGCCATGCTCAAGTCCTAGCTTCACTGAGGGACACAGGGGGGACGCAG tCGACAAGCTCCAGTTTGAACCACCGCTCCGGAAGGAAACAGAAGCTCATTCTGAAATG GATGTGAGTAAAGATAATGACTTCCCCTCCCCCTGGAGTCCCTTTGCAGAGGGAGGAATCACAACCAG gGGACACATTGCTCACCTTGAAGATGCCTTTGAAGAAGTGGAACT GTCAACACTCAAGCCAGgggttcctcctcctctgccccctAAGGTGAGACCCAAAATG CCGCGATTAAACAGCTCGTCCGAGGAGATCGGCCTTAACGATGAGAAGTCCCTGACGGTTCGGAGGTTCCCGAACTCTGAGAATGGACCAAACCAGGTGTCTCGCAGACAGAGCACACCTGAGCAGGGCAACAAGGGAGAGAACTCGTCTCCAGATTTCCTCTCTGCCAGCGTCAGCAGCCCCGGCCTTTTGTCCCACGCCTCCGATCCTG CTCTCAGTAAATCTGAATGTAAAG ATAATGACTCGGACGACAGCGTGAATGGAGGCAGTCCCAAGCAGCCACCCAACCGGCAGCACTGGAAGGAGAAAAAGGAATTCCCT AAACCAGCTATCAACGGTCTGCCTCCCACTCCTAAAGTATTG atggGAGCCTGTTTCTCTAAAGTGTTTGATGGCTGTCCACTGAAGATCAACTGTGCCACATCATGGATTCATCCTGACACCAAAG atcAGTACCTAATCTTTGGAACGGAGGATGGCATCTATACGCTGAATCTCAACGAGCTGCATGAAGCCACAATGGAACAG CTCTTTCCGAGGAAGTGCACATGGCTGTACGTTATCAACAACAACCTGATGTCTTTATCTG GGAAAACCTTCCAGCTCTACTCCCACAATCTCATCGGGCTGTTCGAGCAGCTGAAGAAACCCGGCCTGGCCGCTCAGTTCCAGACTCACCGTTTCCCGGACAAAATTCTACCCAG GAGGTTTGCCTTGACAACTAAGATCCCCGACACAAAGGGCTGTCACAAGTGCTGCATCG TGAGGAACCCATATACAGGCCACAAGTATTTGTGTGGTGCGCTGCAGTCTGGGATTGTCCTGTTGCAGTGGTATGAGCCCATGCAGAGGTTCATGCTCATCAAG CACTTTGACTTCCCTCTTCCCAGCCCGCTGAAGGTGTTTGAGATGCTGGTGGTCCCGGAGCAGGAGTACCCTCTGGTGTGTGTGGCCATCAGCCAGGGCTCAGAGCCAGGCCAGGTGGTCCGCTTTGAGACCATCAACCTAaactcctgctcctcctggttCACAGAGATGGGGACAA GTAATCAGCAGGTGGACGCGATCCACGTCAcccagctggagagagacactgtgttggtgtgtttggaCC AAAATTTGAAGATTGTTAATCTCCAGGGCAGACTGAAGTCCAACAAGAAGCTGGCATCGGAGCTCAGTTTTGACTTCTGCATCGGATCTGTTG TGTGCCTTCAGGACAGCGTCCTGGCCTTCTGGAAACATGGCATGCAGGGAAAGAGCTTCAAGTCTAATGAG GTGACGCAGGAGATTTGTGATCCAAGCAGAGTCTTCCGCCTCCTCGGATCTGACAG GGTGGTGGTTTTGGAGAGCCGACCCACCGACAACCCGACGGCCCTGAGCAACCTCTACATCTTAGCTGGTCACGAGAACAGTTACTGA
- the map4k5 gene encoding mitogen-activated protein kinase kinase kinase kinase 5 isoform X2: MDIFPRPSGEIQRRNPQHDFELIQRVGSGTYGDVYKARNIQTGELAAVKIIKLEPGDDFSIIQQEIFMVKECMHHNIVAYFGSYLCREKLWICMEYCGGGSLQDIYHVTGPLSELQIAYVCRETLQGLGYLHTKGKMHRDIKGANILLTDNGDVKLADFGVAAKITATIAKRKSFIGTPYWMAPEVAAVEKNGGYNQLCDIWAVGITSIELAELQPPMFDLHPMRALFLMSKSSFQPPKLKDKNKWSSAFHNFVKVSLTKNPKKRPTAEKLLSHMFMAQTGLTRRLAVDLLDKMNNPDNHQHYSEVDDDDLEPLSAVRHTIRSTNKQARAERTRSEIDSNNGTDQGGPCSSPSFTEGHRGDAVDKLQFEPPLRKETEAHSEMDVSKDNDFPSPWSPFAEGGITTRSLLKSVEDELFQRGHIAHLEDAFEEVELSTLKPGVPPPLPPKPRLNSSSEEIGLNDEKSLTVRRFPNSENGPNQVSRRQSTPEQGNKGENSSPDFLSASVSSPGLLSHASDPALSKSECKDNDSDDSVNGGSPKQPPNRQHWKEKKEFPKPAINGLPPTPKVLMGACFSKVFDGCPLKINCATSWIHPDTKDQYLIFGTEDGIYTLNLNELHEATMEQLFPRKCTWLYVINNNLMSLSGKTFQLYSHNLIGLFEQLKKPGLAAQFQTHRFPDKILPRRFALTTKIPDTKGCHKCCIVRNPYTGHKYLCGALQSGIVLLQWYEPMQRFMLIKHFDFPLPSPLKVFEMLVVPEQEYPLVCVAISQGSEPGQVVRFETINLNSCSSWFTEMGTSNQQVDAIHVTQLERDTVLVCLDQNLKIVNLQGRLKSNKKLASELSFDFCIGSVVCLQDSVLAFWKHGMQGKSFKSNEVTQEICDPSRVFRLLGSDRVVVLESRPTDNPTALSNLYILAGHENSY; the protein is encoded by the exons gGGATGACTTTTCCATCATACAGCAGGAAATCTTCATGGTGAAGGAATGCATGCACCACAATATTGTGGCCTACTTTGGGAGCTACCTCTG TCGAGAGAAGCTTTGGATATGTATGGAGTACTGTGGTGGAGGATCTCTGCAGGACATTTATCATG TGACGGGACCTCTTTCAGAGCTTCAGATAGCGTATGTCTGCAGAGAGACCTTACAG ggTTTGGGATATCTGCACACCAAGGGCAAGATGCACCGTGACATCAAG ggTGCCAACATACTTCTTACAGACAACGGAGACGTGAAGTTAG CTGACTTTGGAGTTGCAGCCAAAATAACAGCCACCATTGCGAAAAGAAAGTCCTTCATTGGAACACCTTATTG GATGGCTCCAGAAGTAGCAGCGGTGGAGAAGAACGGTGGCTACAACCAGCTGTGTGATATCTGGGCTGTTGGCATCACGTCCATAGAGCTGGCCGAGCTACAGCCTCCAATGTTTGACCTGCACCCGATGAG ggcTTTGTTTCTGATGTCGAAGAGCAGCTTCCAGCCTCCGAAGctaaaggacaaaaacaaatg GTCCTCTGCCTTCCATAACTTCGTTAAAGTGTCTCTGACCAAGAATCCAAAGAAGAGGCCCACTGCAGAAAAACTTCTATCG CATATGTTCATGGCCCAGACAGGCTTGACAAGGAGGCTCGCTGTTGACCTTCTAGACAAGATGAACAACCCAGACAACCACCAGCATTACAGCGAGGTGGACGATGATGACCTCGAG cccctctctgcagtcagacacaCTATCCGCTCCACCAACAAACAAGCCAGAGCTGAGAGGACGCGCTCAGAGATAGACT CAAACAATGGGACAGACCAAGGAGGGCCATGCTCAAGTCCTAGCTTCACTGAGGGACACAGGGGGGACGCAG tCGACAAGCTCCAGTTTGAACCACCGCTCCGGAAGGAAACAGAAGCTCATTCTGAAATG GATGTGAGTAAAGATAATGACTTCCCCTCCCCCTGGAGTCCCTTTGCAGAGGGAGGAATCACAACCAG GAGCCTTCTCAAAAGCGTTGAGGACGAATTGTTCCAACG gGGACACATTGCTCACCTTGAAGATGCCTTTGAAGAAGTGGAACT GTCAACACTCAAGCCAGgggttcctcctcctctgccccctAAG CCGCGATTAAACAGCTCGTCCGAGGAGATCGGCCTTAACGATGAGAAGTCCCTGACGGTTCGGAGGTTCCCGAACTCTGAGAATGGACCAAACCAGGTGTCTCGCAGACAGAGCACACCTGAGCAGGGCAACAAGGGAGAGAACTCGTCTCCAGATTTCCTCTCTGCCAGCGTCAGCAGCCCCGGCCTTTTGTCCCACGCCTCCGATCCTG CTCTCAGTAAATCTGAATGTAAAG ATAATGACTCGGACGACAGCGTGAATGGAGGCAGTCCCAAGCAGCCACCCAACCGGCAGCACTGGAAGGAGAAAAAGGAATTCCCT AAACCAGCTATCAACGGTCTGCCTCCCACTCCTAAAGTATTG atggGAGCCTGTTTCTCTAAAGTGTTTGATGGCTGTCCACTGAAGATCAACTGTGCCACATCATGGATTCATCCTGACACCAAAG atcAGTACCTAATCTTTGGAACGGAGGATGGCATCTATACGCTGAATCTCAACGAGCTGCATGAAGCCACAATGGAACAG CTCTTTCCGAGGAAGTGCACATGGCTGTACGTTATCAACAACAACCTGATGTCTTTATCTG GGAAAACCTTCCAGCTCTACTCCCACAATCTCATCGGGCTGTTCGAGCAGCTGAAGAAACCCGGCCTGGCCGCTCAGTTCCAGACTCACCGTTTCCCGGACAAAATTCTACCCAG GAGGTTTGCCTTGACAACTAAGATCCCCGACACAAAGGGCTGTCACAAGTGCTGCATCG TGAGGAACCCATATACAGGCCACAAGTATTTGTGTGGTGCGCTGCAGTCTGGGATTGTCCTGTTGCAGTGGTATGAGCCCATGCAGAGGTTCATGCTCATCAAG CACTTTGACTTCCCTCTTCCCAGCCCGCTGAAGGTGTTTGAGATGCTGGTGGTCCCGGAGCAGGAGTACCCTCTGGTGTGTGTGGCCATCAGCCAGGGCTCAGAGCCAGGCCAGGTGGTCCGCTTTGAGACCATCAACCTAaactcctgctcctcctggttCACAGAGATGGGGACAA GTAATCAGCAGGTGGACGCGATCCACGTCAcccagctggagagagacactgtgttggtgtgtttggaCC AAAATTTGAAGATTGTTAATCTCCAGGGCAGACTGAAGTCCAACAAGAAGCTGGCATCGGAGCTCAGTTTTGACTTCTGCATCGGATCTGTTG TGTGCCTTCAGGACAGCGTCCTGGCCTTCTGGAAACATGGCATGCAGGGAAAGAGCTTCAAGTCTAATGAG GTGACGCAGGAGATTTGTGATCCAAGCAGAGTCTTCCGCCTCCTCGGATCTGACAG GGTGGTGGTTTTGGAGAGCCGACCCACCGACAACCCGACGGCCCTGAGCAACCTCTACATCTTAGCTGGTCACGAGAACAGTTACTGA
- the map4k5 gene encoding mitogen-activated protein kinase kinase kinase kinase 5 isoform X1 has protein sequence MDIFPRPSGEIQRRNPQHDFELIQRVGSGTYGDVYKARNIQTGELAAVKIIKLEPGDDFSIIQQEIFMVKECMHHNIVAYFGSYLCREKLWICMEYCGGGSLQDIYHVTGPLSELQIAYVCRETLQGLGYLHTKGKMHRDIKGANILLTDNGDVKLADFGVAAKITATIAKRKSFIGTPYWMAPEVAAVEKNGGYNQLCDIWAVGITSIELAELQPPMFDLHPMRALFLMSKSSFQPPKLKDKNKWSSAFHNFVKVSLTKNPKKRPTAEKLLSHMFMAQTGLTRRLAVDLLDKMNNPDNHQHYSEVDDDDLEPLSAVRHTIRSTNKQARAERTRSEIDSNNGTDQGGPCSSPSFTEGHRGDAVDKLQFEPPLRKETEAHSEMDVSKDNDFPSPWSPFAEGGITTRSLLKSVEDELFQRGHIAHLEDAFEEVELSTLKPGVPPPLPPKVRPKMPRLNSSSEEIGLNDEKSLTVRRFPNSENGPNQVSRRQSTPEQGNKGENSSPDFLSASVSSPGLLSHASDPALSKSECKDNDSDDSVNGGSPKQPPNRQHWKEKKEFPKPAINGLPPTPKVLMGACFSKVFDGCPLKINCATSWIHPDTKDQYLIFGTEDGIYTLNLNELHEATMEQLFPRKCTWLYVINNNLMSLSGKTFQLYSHNLIGLFEQLKKPGLAAQFQTHRFPDKILPRRFALTTKIPDTKGCHKCCIVRNPYTGHKYLCGALQSGIVLLQWYEPMQRFMLIKHFDFPLPSPLKVFEMLVVPEQEYPLVCVAISQGSEPGQVVRFETINLNSCSSWFTEMGTSNQQVDAIHVTQLERDTVLVCLDQNLKIVNLQGRLKSNKKLASELSFDFCIGSVVCLQDSVLAFWKHGMQGKSFKSNEVTQEICDPSRVFRLLGSDRVVVLESRPTDNPTALSNLYILAGHENSY, from the exons gGGATGACTTTTCCATCATACAGCAGGAAATCTTCATGGTGAAGGAATGCATGCACCACAATATTGTGGCCTACTTTGGGAGCTACCTCTG TCGAGAGAAGCTTTGGATATGTATGGAGTACTGTGGTGGAGGATCTCTGCAGGACATTTATCATG TGACGGGACCTCTTTCAGAGCTTCAGATAGCGTATGTCTGCAGAGAGACCTTACAG ggTTTGGGATATCTGCACACCAAGGGCAAGATGCACCGTGACATCAAG ggTGCCAACATACTTCTTACAGACAACGGAGACGTGAAGTTAG CTGACTTTGGAGTTGCAGCCAAAATAACAGCCACCATTGCGAAAAGAAAGTCCTTCATTGGAACACCTTATTG GATGGCTCCAGAAGTAGCAGCGGTGGAGAAGAACGGTGGCTACAACCAGCTGTGTGATATCTGGGCTGTTGGCATCACGTCCATAGAGCTGGCCGAGCTACAGCCTCCAATGTTTGACCTGCACCCGATGAG ggcTTTGTTTCTGATGTCGAAGAGCAGCTTCCAGCCTCCGAAGctaaaggacaaaaacaaatg GTCCTCTGCCTTCCATAACTTCGTTAAAGTGTCTCTGACCAAGAATCCAAAGAAGAGGCCCACTGCAGAAAAACTTCTATCG CATATGTTCATGGCCCAGACAGGCTTGACAAGGAGGCTCGCTGTTGACCTTCTAGACAAGATGAACAACCCAGACAACCACCAGCATTACAGCGAGGTGGACGATGATGACCTCGAG cccctctctgcagtcagacacaCTATCCGCTCCACCAACAAACAAGCCAGAGCTGAGAGGACGCGCTCAGAGATAGACT CAAACAATGGGACAGACCAAGGAGGGCCATGCTCAAGTCCTAGCTTCACTGAGGGACACAGGGGGGACGCAG tCGACAAGCTCCAGTTTGAACCACCGCTCCGGAAGGAAACAGAAGCTCATTCTGAAATG GATGTGAGTAAAGATAATGACTTCCCCTCCCCCTGGAGTCCCTTTGCAGAGGGAGGAATCACAACCAG GAGCCTTCTCAAAAGCGTTGAGGACGAATTGTTCCAACG gGGACACATTGCTCACCTTGAAGATGCCTTTGAAGAAGTGGAACT GTCAACACTCAAGCCAGgggttcctcctcctctgccccctAAGGTGAGACCCAAAATG CCGCGATTAAACAGCTCGTCCGAGGAGATCGGCCTTAACGATGAGAAGTCCCTGACGGTTCGGAGGTTCCCGAACTCTGAGAATGGACCAAACCAGGTGTCTCGCAGACAGAGCACACCTGAGCAGGGCAACAAGGGAGAGAACTCGTCTCCAGATTTCCTCTCTGCCAGCGTCAGCAGCCCCGGCCTTTTGTCCCACGCCTCCGATCCTG CTCTCAGTAAATCTGAATGTAAAG ATAATGACTCGGACGACAGCGTGAATGGAGGCAGTCCCAAGCAGCCACCCAACCGGCAGCACTGGAAGGAGAAAAAGGAATTCCCT AAACCAGCTATCAACGGTCTGCCTCCCACTCCTAAAGTATTG atggGAGCCTGTTTCTCTAAAGTGTTTGATGGCTGTCCACTGAAGATCAACTGTGCCACATCATGGATTCATCCTGACACCAAAG atcAGTACCTAATCTTTGGAACGGAGGATGGCATCTATACGCTGAATCTCAACGAGCTGCATGAAGCCACAATGGAACAG CTCTTTCCGAGGAAGTGCACATGGCTGTACGTTATCAACAACAACCTGATGTCTTTATCTG GGAAAACCTTCCAGCTCTACTCCCACAATCTCATCGGGCTGTTCGAGCAGCTGAAGAAACCCGGCCTGGCCGCTCAGTTCCAGACTCACCGTTTCCCGGACAAAATTCTACCCAG GAGGTTTGCCTTGACAACTAAGATCCCCGACACAAAGGGCTGTCACAAGTGCTGCATCG TGAGGAACCCATATACAGGCCACAAGTATTTGTGTGGTGCGCTGCAGTCTGGGATTGTCCTGTTGCAGTGGTATGAGCCCATGCAGAGGTTCATGCTCATCAAG CACTTTGACTTCCCTCTTCCCAGCCCGCTGAAGGTGTTTGAGATGCTGGTGGTCCCGGAGCAGGAGTACCCTCTGGTGTGTGTGGCCATCAGCCAGGGCTCAGAGCCAGGCCAGGTGGTCCGCTTTGAGACCATCAACCTAaactcctgctcctcctggttCACAGAGATGGGGACAA GTAATCAGCAGGTGGACGCGATCCACGTCAcccagctggagagagacactgtgttggtgtgtttggaCC AAAATTTGAAGATTGTTAATCTCCAGGGCAGACTGAAGTCCAACAAGAAGCTGGCATCGGAGCTCAGTTTTGACTTCTGCATCGGATCTGTTG TGTGCCTTCAGGACAGCGTCCTGGCCTTCTGGAAACATGGCATGCAGGGAAAGAGCTTCAAGTCTAATGAG GTGACGCAGGAGATTTGTGATCCAAGCAGAGTCTTCCGCCTCCTCGGATCTGACAG GGTGGTGGTTTTGGAGAGCCGACCCACCGACAACCCGACGGCCCTGAGCAACCTCTACATCTTAGCTGGTCACGAGAACAGTTACTGA